The Plodia interpunctella isolate USDA-ARS_2022_Savannah chromosome 8, ilPloInte3.2, whole genome shotgun sequence genome window below encodes:
- the LOC128671892 gene encoding uncharacterized protein LOC128671892, protein MEEIHRFFEEYGFRKISWNFFEAGHGKGAADGIGGTIKRQADAIVARGNDIADVFQFFSALKDANKITLFMVTGEDIEKVAATIPSNIVPLKGTMQVHQMFTENRGILNHRVLSCFCDQFCSCHAPKTYRPLPEIQEQQNTVDEFLSNKKEDAVIHDKEGLMLADITNTIRMSRKSIFDTVYGPDESSDEDQPLATLKTKKDLADQTAVCGTSYQTLQPEDIHPMNIKDGVYVLVKVRSSRNIQYTYAGVAKNVVDEEGEVMVMFLKSVDDSGRLFKLVENDISDVPFDDLISLTGSKCH, encoded by the coding sequence ATGGAAGAGATACATAGGTTTTTCGAAGAATACGGATTTCGTAAAATATCCTGGAACTTTTTTGAAGCAGGGCATGGGAAAGGAGCTGCTGATGGTATTGGAGGGACAATCAAACGGCAAGCTGATGCCATAGTTGCTAGAGGAAACGATATTGCAGATGTGTTCCAATTCTTTTCCGCGCTCAAAGATGCCAACAAAATTACACTGTTTATGGTGACAGGCGAAGACATCGAAAAGGTAGCAGCAACGATTCCTAGTAACATTGTGCCCCTAAAAGGAACAATGCAGGTCCACCAAATGTTCACAGAAAATCGTGGAATCTTAAATCATAGGGTATTAAGCTGCTTTTGTGATCAATTCTGTTCTTGCCATGCTCCTAAAACTTATCGACCTCTGCCTGAAATCCAAGAACAACAAAATACTGTGGACGagtttttatctaataaaaaagaagatgCTGTAATTCACGATAAGGAAGGTTTGATGCTCGcagatattacaaatacaattagGATGTCCCGTAAAAGTATTTTCGATACTGTATATGGCCCAGATGAATCATCCGATGAAGATCAACCTTTAGCCACGCTCAAAACGAAAAAAGATCTAGCTGATCAAACTGCCGTCTGTGGTACTTCTTATCAAACGCTCCAGCCTGAAGATATTCATCCAATGAATATAAAAGACGGAGTTTATGTATTGGTTAAAGTACGTAGCTCGCGGAACATTCAGTACACTTACGCTGGAGTAGCAAAAAATGTTGTCGATGAAGAAGGCGAAGTCATGGTAATGTTCCTAAAATCAGTTGATGACAGTGGAAGGCTGTTTAAATTAGTGGAGAATGACATATCGGATGTTCCTTTTGATGATTTGATTAGTCTTACCGGCTccaaatgtcattaa